In the Muricauda sp. MAR_2010_75 genome, one interval contains:
- a CDS encoding aspartate carbamoyltransferase catalytic subunit, with protein sequence MSELSVNHLLGIKYLNKKDIALIFETADHFKEVINRSIKKVPTLRDITIANIFFENSTRTRLSFELAEKRLSADVVNFSAASSSVKKGETLIDTVNNILSMKVDMVVMRHPNPGAGIFLSKHVKASIVNAGDGAHEHPTQALLDSYSIREKFGDVGGKNVVIVGDILHSRVALSNIFALKLQGANVKVCGPKTLIPKHIESLGVAVETNLKKALEWCDVANMLRIQNERMDISYFPSTREYTQQFGVNKQLLDSLDKQIVIMHPGPINRGVEITSDVADSDQSIILHQVENGVAIRMAVLYLLASKIK encoded by the coding sequence ATGAGTGAATTGAGTGTAAACCACTTGCTGGGAATAAAGTATCTGAACAAAAAGGATATCGCACTCATTTTTGAAACTGCCGACCATTTTAAAGAGGTTATTAACCGATCTATTAAGAAGGTGCCCACCCTGCGTGATATTACCATCGCCAATATCTTTTTTGAAAACAGTACCCGAACCCGGTTATCCTTTGAACTGGCTGAAAAGCGATTGTCTGCCGATGTAGTGAACTTCTCTGCAGCATCATCTTCGGTGAAAAAAGGGGAGACCCTTATCGATACGGTAAACAATATTCTCTCCATGAAAGTGGATATGGTGGTCATGCGTCACCCTAATCCCGGAGCGGGTATTTTTCTGTCAAAGCACGTAAAGGCATCCATAGTCAATGCCGGTGATGGCGCCCATGAACACCCCACCCAAGCACTATTGGATTCGTATTCCATACGAGAGAAATTTGGGGATGTTGGGGGGAAGAACGTAGTGATTGTGGGTGATATTCTACACTCCAGAGTAGCGCTCTCCAATATTTTCGCCCTAAAATTGCAAGGAGCGAATGTAAAAGTGTGCGGTCCCAAGACACTGATTCCAAAACATATCGAATCACTTGGGGTTGCCGTTGAGACCAACCTTAAAAAAGCATTGGAATGGTGCGATGTGGCCAACATGCTTCGCATCCAGAATGAGCGGATGGATATTAGCTATTTCCCTTCCACTCGCGAGTATACCCAGCAATTTGGGGTGAACAAACAGCTGTTGGACAGCTTGGACAAACAGATTGTGATCATGCACCCCGGTCCGATCAACAGGGGTGTGGAGATTACAAGTGATGTGGCGGATTCTGACCAATCCATAATTTTGCACCAAGTGGAGAATGGGGTCGCCATCCGTATGGCAGTTTTATATTTATTGGCTTCAAAAATCAAATAA
- a CDS encoding ribonuclease Z, translating into MKLTILGCYSATPRTFTNPTSQVLETKNHLFLIDCGEGTQVQLRKYKIKFSRIKHIFISHLHGDHFFGLPGLVSTFRLLGRETELHIYGPKGIKEAITLLLKLGDSWTNYPLVFHELESKESELLFEDDKVSVHTIPLDHRVYANGFLFLEKPAPRTLDIEMARKLEIDRSQFNNIKNGADGVSKNGTVIPNKQITLPPPKPKSYAFCSDTVYKESIVPIIKNVDTLYHESTFLETEKHLCEKTKHSTAKQAAQIAHKANVGTLILGHYSTRYKSLELFRDEAHQVFSNVELADDGKIFEI; encoded by the coding sequence ATGAAATTGACCATTCTGGGTTGTTACTCGGCAACACCACGAACTTTTACCAATCCCACCTCTCAGGTACTTGAAACCAAAAATCATCTTTTTTTGATTGACTGTGGCGAAGGTACCCAAGTGCAGTTGAGAAAATATAAAATCAAGTTTTCCAGAATAAAGCACATATTTATTTCCCATTTGCACGGCGACCACTTTTTTGGATTGCCCGGACTAGTTTCCACATTCCGACTTTTGGGGAGGGAAACCGAATTGCATATTTATGGTCCAAAGGGCATCAAGGAAGCCATTACGCTTCTTCTAAAACTAGGAGACAGCTGGACCAATTACCCCCTTGTTTTTCATGAATTGGAGTCCAAGGAATCTGAATTGTTGTTCGAGGATGATAAAGTCAGTGTACATACAATTCCCTTAGATCATAGGGTATATGCCAATGGTTTTTTGTTTTTGGAAAAGCCTGCTCCACGGACACTGGATATTGAAATGGCCAGAAAACTTGAAATCGATAGGAGCCAATTCAACAATATCAAAAATGGGGCAGATGGTGTATCCAAAAATGGAACAGTTATTCCCAATAAACAAATCACTTTGCCTCCGCCAAAACCCAAAAGTTATGCTTTTTGCAGTGATACGGTCTATAAAGAGTCCATTGTACCCATCATAAAAAATGTGGATACATTGTATCATGAATCCACTTTTTTGGAGACCGAGAAACATCTTTGTGAAAAAACCAAACATTCTACAGCCAAACAAGCGGCCCAAATTGCACACAAGGCTAATGTGGGCACGTTGATATTAGGTCATTATTCCACACGGTACAAATCTTTGGAGCTTTTCAGGGATGAGGCTCACCAAGTATTTTCCAATGTTGAATTGGCGGACGACGGTAAAATCTTTGAAATCTGA
- the pdxH gene encoding pyridoxamine 5'-phosphate oxidase: protein MQKNLGNYRKSYEKSSLTEDSIKENPLEQFQKWFYEVEATDGVDETNAMTISTIGLDGFPKNRVVLLKKYTHEGFIFYTNYNSEKGKAIAQNPAVCLSFFWPNMERQVIIKGTAEKVPENLSDGYFESRPVGSQLGAVVSNQSEVIGSREVLEKELEALEKQYEGKSIERPEHWGGYLVRPISMEFWQGRPNRLHDRIRYTLQEDYDWKIERLAP, encoded by the coding sequence ATGCAAAAAAACTTGGGCAACTATAGAAAATCCTACGAAAAAAGTAGCTTGACGGAAGATTCCATCAAAGAAAACCCACTTGAGCAATTTCAAAAATGGTTTTATGAGGTAGAAGCAACCGATGGGGTTGATGAAACCAATGCCATGACCATTTCAACCATTGGTCTGGATGGTTTTCCGAAGAATCGGGTGGTCTTGCTTAAAAAGTACACCCACGAAGGGTTTATTTTTTATACCAACTACAATAGTGAAAAGGGAAAGGCCATTGCCCAAAACCCTGCGGTTTGTCTCTCTTTTTTTTGGCCCAACATGGAACGACAGGTGATTATTAAAGGCACCGCCGAGAAAGTTCCGGAGAATCTCTCGGATGGGTACTTTGAATCCCGACCTGTGGGCAGCCAATTGGGTGCTGTGGTTTCCAATCAAAGTGAGGTAATAGGATCGCGGGAAGTTTTGGAGAAAGAACTGGAAGCTTTGGAAAAGCAATATGAAGGCAAATCCATTGAAAGGCCTGAGCATTGGGGCGGCTATCTGGTTCGACCCATTTCTATGGAATTTTGGCAAGGACGCCCCAACAGATTGCATGATCGGATTAGATATACCCTTCAAGAGGATTATGACTGGAAAATAGAACGTTTGGCACCTTAA